A region from the Brassica napus cultivar Da-Ae chromosome C8, Da-Ae, whole genome shotgun sequence genome encodes:
- the LOC106374062 gene encoding silicon efflux transporter LSI2-like: MAMAPVVKLVLGSIAFATFWILAVFPSVPFLPIGRTAGSLFGAMLMVIFQVITPDQAYAAIDLPILGLLFGTMVVSIYLERADMFKYLGTLLSWRSRGAKDLLCRVCLVSAVSSALFTNDTCCVVLTEFVLKIARQKNLPPHPFLLALATSANIGSSATPIGNPQNLVIAVQSKISFWEFLRGVFPAMIVGITVNAVMLLAMYWRLLSDHKEEEEIEVSEGVVAVEEEDVMSHRFSPATLPHLSSFRSEETSVRTDPETLRNRGASSGESSASRDHQADAESQGESYPTVNSNALLFQTKRWRRVLWKSSVYLITLGMLISLLMGLNMSWTAITAALALVVLDFKDARPSLEKVSYSLLIFFCGMFITVDGFNKTGIPTALWDLMEPYANIGEAKGTAVLAVVILVLSNVASNVPTVLLLGARVAASAAAGEEEKKAWLLLAWVSTVAGNLTLLGSAANLIVCEQARRAVSHGYTLTFTKHLKFGLPSTLIVTAIGLYLIK, from the exons ATGGCAATGGCGCCTGTAGTGAAGCTGGTCCTAGGCTCAATAGCCTTCGCAACCTTCTGGATACTAGCAGTCTTCCCGTCCGTACCGTTCCTCCCAATCGGTCGAACCGCCGGCTCCCTCTTCGGCGCCATGCTAATGGTCATCTTCCAAGTCATCACCCCCGACCAAGCCTACGCCGCCATCGACCTCCCCATCCTCGGCCTCCTCTTCGGAACCATGGTCGTTAGCATCTACCTCGAGAGAGCCGACATGTTCAAGTACTTGGGCACGCTGCTCTCTTGGAGAAGCAGAGGAGCCAAGGACTTGCTCTGCCGCGTGTGCCTCGTCTCCGCTGTTTCCAGCGCTCTTTTCACTAACGACACTTGTTGTGTGGTCTTGACTGAGTTCGTGTTGAAGATCGCTAGGCAGAAGAATCTTCCTCCTCACCCGTTTCTCCTCGCTTTGGCCACGAGTGCTAATATTGGTTCTTCAGCGACTCCTATTGGGAACCCTCAGAATCTTGTTATCGCGGTTCAGAGTAAGATCTCGTTCTGGGAGTTTCTTCGTGGAGTGTTTCCCGCGATGATTGTTGGGATTACTGTTAATGCTGTGATGCTTCTCGCTATGTACTGGCGCTTGTTGTCTGATcataaagaagaggaagaaattGAAGTTTCTGAAGGTGTTGTTgctgttgaagaagaagatgttatGTCCCATCGATTCTCTCCAGCTACGTTACCTCATCTAAGCTCTTTCAGATCGGAAGAAACTAGCGTGAGAACGGATCCTGAGACGCTCAGGAACAGAGGAGCTTCCTCTGGTGAGAGCAGTGCGTCTAGAGACCACCAAGCTGATGCTGAGTCACAAGGAGAGAGCTATCCTACCGTCAACAGCAATGCGTTGTTGTTTCAAACCAAGAGGTGGAGACGGGTTTTGTGGAAGTCAAGTGTTTATTTAATCACGCTTGGGATGTTAATTTCTCTGCTTATGGGTTTGAACATGTCTTGGACTGCGATCACCGCGGCTTTAGCTCTTGTTGTTCTTGATTTTAAAGACGCGAGGCCTTCTCTTGAGAAAGTGTCGTATTCGCTTTTGATCTTCTTCTGTGGGATGTTTATAACCGTGGATGGATTCAACAAAACTGGTATCCCTACGGCTCTGTGGGATCTCATGGAGCCGTATGCGAATATTGGTGAAGCTAAAGGAACCGCGGTGCTAGCAGTGGTGATTCTTGTCCTCTCCAATGTAGCATCCAATGTACCAACAG TGCTATTGTTGGGAGCAAGAGTAGCTGCATCAGCGGCGGCAggggaggaggagaagaaggcgTGGTTGTTGCTGGCGTGGGTGAGCACAGTGGCTGGAAACTTGACGTTGCTTGGTTCAGCAGCTAACTTGATAGTGTGTGAGCAAGCTCGTAGAGCAGTGAGCCATGGATACACTCTCACTTTCACTAAACACCTGAAGTTTGGTTTACCTTCGACACTCATCGTTACTGCCATTGGTCTCTACCTTATCAAGTAA